A region from the Janthinobacterium agaricidamnosum genome encodes:
- the cobU gene encoding bifunctional adenosylcobinamide kinase/adenosylcobinamide-phosphate guanylyltransferase, with amino-acid sequence MTRTLVFGGARSGKSAYAEKLARESGKEVLYIATAQAGDDEMATRITHHRTQRPAGWVTIEEPLRLGDAILREARPGRLLLVDCLTLWLTNLMFSGGATYPDVGDLALPELFHSERAHLLYALAEIEDTGCDLVLVSNEVGMGIVPYGAISRCFTDEAGRLNQAVAAVCDKAVFVAAGLPLYLKGSPC; translated from the coding sequence ATGACGCGCACCCTGGTCTTCGGCGGCGCCCGCTCCGGCAAGAGCGCCTATGCCGAAAAGCTGGCCCGCGAGTCCGGCAAGGAAGTGCTCTACATCGCCACCGCGCAGGCGGGCGATGACGAGATGGCCACGCGCATCACGCATCATCGTACCCAGCGCCCGGCCGGGTGGGTGACTATCGAAGAACCGCTGCGCCTGGGCGACGCCATCCTGCGGGAAGCACGGCCCGGCAGGCTGCTGCTGGTCGACTGCCTGACACTGTGGCTGACGAATCTGATGTTTTCCGGCGGCGCGACGTATCCGGACGTGGGCGACCTCGCCCTGCCCGAACTGTTCCACAGCGAGCGCGCGCACCTGCTGTACGCGCTGGCCGAAATCGAAGACACCGGCTGCGACCTCGTGCTCGTCTCGAACGAAGTGGGCATGGGCATCGTCCCCTACGGCGCCATCTCGCGCTGCTTCACCGATGAAGCGGGCCGCTTGAACCAGGCCGTGGCCGCCGTGTGCGACAAGGCTGTCTTTGTTGCCGCCGGCTTGCCGCTATACCTGAAAGGCAGCCCATGCTGA
- the cbiB gene encoding adenosylcobinamide-phosphate synthase CbiB, with protein sequence MLSGLSLPMLAALMAAGVLLDMLLGETRRWHPLVGFGRLASALERLLNRGRGRFLRGALAWSLAVLPISYAAWWLCGLAGAALHVLLLYLCLGLRSLRDHNQPIADALAIDDLDNARLLTARIVSRDTANADAASLAKASTESLLENGNDAVFGTLFWFAVAGGPGAVLFRLANTLDAMWGYRNARYDWFGCCGARIDDILNYLPARLTALSYVLLGKSMADKKNAWHCWRTQAPNWGSPNAGPVMASGAGALGLALGGDAIYDGELERRPPLGAGRPAEARDIDRAWRLVAETAVLWLIWVALLAGLFYLKGKYLA encoded by the coding sequence ATGCTGAGCGGCCTGTCGCTGCCCATGCTGGCCGCCTTGATGGCGGCCGGCGTGCTGCTCGACATGCTGCTGGGAGAAACGCGCCGCTGGCATCCGCTGGTGGGTTTTGGCCGCCTCGCCAGCGCGCTCGAACGCCTGTTGAACCGGGGCCGTGGGCGTTTCCTGCGCGGCGCGCTGGCCTGGTCGCTGGCCGTGCTGCCAATCAGCTATGCCGCCTGGTGGCTGTGCGGCCTGGCCGGGGCGGCCTTGCACGTCCTTTTGCTGTATCTGTGCCTCGGCTTGCGCAGCCTGCGCGACCACAATCAACCGATTGCCGATGCCCTGGCCATCGATGACCTGGACAACGCGCGCTTGCTGACGGCGCGCATCGTCAGCCGCGACACGGCCAATGCCGATGCGGCCAGCCTGGCCAAGGCCAGCACGGAATCCCTGCTGGAAAACGGCAACGACGCCGTCTTCGGCACCCTGTTCTGGTTTGCCGTGGCGGGCGGTCCGGGCGCCGTGCTTTTCAGGTTGGCCAATACCCTCGACGCCATGTGGGGCTACCGCAATGCGCGCTACGACTGGTTCGGCTGCTGCGGCGCGCGCATCGACGACATCCTCAATTACCTGCCGGCGCGTCTGACGGCCTTGTCCTATGTCTTGCTGGGCAAGAGCATGGCGGACAAAAAAAACGCATGGCACTGCTGGCGCACGCAGGCGCCCAATTGGGGCAGCCCGAATGCGGGGCCCGTGATGGCCAGCGGCGCCGGCGCCCTGGGCCTGGCCCTGGGCGGCGACGCCATCTATGACGGCGAACTGGAACGCCGCCCGCCTTTGGGCGCCGGCCGTCCCGCGGAAGCGCGCGACATCGACCGCGCCTGGCGCCTGGTCGCCGAAACGGCTGTCTTGTGGCTGATCTGGGTGGCGCTGCTGGCGGGCCTGTTTTACCTGAAAGGGAAGTATCTTGCTTGA
- the cobO gene encoding cob(I)yrinic acid a,c-diamide adenosyltransferase: protein MSDNKPIDVETAAINERHRVRMERKKAIIDAAIAKADKEIGIIIVNTGNGKGKSSSGFGMAIRAMGHGMKVGVVQFIKGAMSTGEEKFLRRFPDEISFHAMGEGYTWETQNRERDIEKAELAWEQAKTFLADPSYGLVLFDELNIALKYNYLDVHKVIADLLERPAMQHVVITGRGAPDELIAIADTVTEMAVVKHAYAAGIGAQIGTEW, encoded by the coding sequence ATGAGCGACAACAAACCTATCGACGTAGAAACAGCCGCAATCAACGAACGCCACCGCGTGCGCATGGAGAGAAAAAAAGCCATCATCGACGCGGCCATCGCCAAGGCCGACAAGGAAATCGGCATCATCATCGTCAACACGGGCAACGGCAAGGGCAAGAGTTCTAGCGGCTTCGGCATGGCCATCCGCGCCATGGGTCACGGCATGAAAGTGGGCGTGGTGCAGTTCATCAAGGGCGCCATGTCGACGGGCGAAGAAAAATTCCTGCGCCGCTTCCCCGACGAAATCAGTTTTCATGCGATGGGCGAAGGCTATACCTGGGAAACGCAGAACCGCGAACGCGACATCGAAAAAGCCGAACTTGCATGGGAGCAGGCGAAGACCTTCCTGGCCGATCCCAGTTACGGCCTGGTGCTGTTCGACGAACTCAATATCGCCCTCAAGTACAACTACCTCGACGTGCACAAGGTCATCGCCGATCTGCTCGAACGCCCGGCCATGCAGCACGTGGTCATCACGGGCCGCGGCGCGCCGGACGAATTGATCGCCATCGCCGACACCGTCACCGAAATGGCCGTCGTCAAGCATGCGTACGCGGCCGGCATCGGCGCACAAATCGGCACCGAGTGGTAA
- a CDS encoding ABC transporter ATP-binding protein translates to MIRTYQLGLKAGTRSLVENLTWQIKDGECWSVIGRNGAGKSTLLRTLAGLREPDAGHVTIQGRALIDWPLEALARERAFLAQARHDAFSYRVIETVLSARHPYHDNHYWESSDDQRIALAALASMEVDHLAERDVRSLSGGERQRVAIAAMLAQDTPLLLLDEPANALDLAHQVSVMGLLAKLCREQNKTVVMVGHDLNLAHSVSTHALLLMGDGGWLAGPVAEVMQASILGDYLGHPIEIIDHGKRKIFIPKEDQT, encoded by the coding sequence ATGATACGCACCTACCAACTGGGCCTGAAGGCGGGCACGCGCTCCCTCGTGGAAAACCTCACCTGGCAGATAAAAGACGGTGAATGCTGGAGTGTCATCGGCCGCAACGGCGCCGGCAAAAGTACTTTGCTGCGCACCCTGGCCGGCTTGCGCGAACCGGATGCCGGCCACGTGACGATACAGGGCCGCGCCCTGATCGACTGGCCACTGGAAGCACTCGCGCGCGAACGGGCCTTCCTCGCGCAGGCGCGGCACGACGCGTTCTCGTACCGCGTCATCGAAACCGTGCTGTCGGCGCGCCACCCGTATCACGACAACCATTACTGGGAAAGCAGCGACGACCAGCGCATCGCCCTGGCGGCACTGGCCTCGATGGAAGTGGACCACCTGGCCGAGCGCGACGTGCGCAGCCTGTCCGGCGGCGAACGCCAGCGCGTGGCGATCGCCGCCATGCTGGCACAGGACACGCCCCTGCTGCTGCTGGATGAACCGGCCAACGCGCTGGACCTGGCGCACCAGGTCAGCGTCATGGGCCTGCTGGCCAAGCTGTGCCGCGAACAGAATAAAACCGTGGTCATGGTAGGCCATGACCTGAACCTGGCGCACAGCGTCTCGACCCATGCGCTGCTGCTGATGGGCGACGGCGGCTGGCTGGCCGGCCCTGTGGCCGAGGTGATGCAGGCATCCATCCTGGGCGACTACCTGGGCCACCCTATCGAGATCATCGATCACGGCAAACGCAAGATATTCATACCGAAAGAGGATCAGACATGA
- a CDS encoding adenosylcobinamide-GDP ribazoletransferase — translation MSNPVSAAVHQCRLFFIALQFFTRLPIPRWVGFEPAWLQHASRYFPLVGVVVAAISGAVYLLASWLLPSAVAVLLAVAAGIYLTGAFHEDGFADMCDGFGGGLTRERVLEIMKDSRIGAYGAIGILSLLAIKCAALASLPPASVVATLFIAHPLSRLAAVSLIWLMDYARDEGKAKPMAQEMTTGEFIIAAFCALLPTIACALLGIVDWAALVFAIVAAAAAAFWLGRKCQRRLQGYTGDCLGAVQQLAEVAIYLAILSSFQPPIRFY, via the coding sequence ATGAGCAACCCCGTTTCCGCCGCAGTCCATCAGTGCCGCCTGTTCTTTATCGCGCTGCAGTTCTTCACGCGCCTGCCGATCCCCCGCTGGGTGGGTTTCGAGCCGGCCTGGCTGCAACACGCCTCGCGCTACTTTCCGCTGGTCGGCGTGGTGGTGGCGGCCATCAGCGGCGCCGTGTATCTGCTGGCCAGCTGGCTCCTGCCTTCGGCGGTGGCCGTGCTGCTGGCCGTCGCCGCCGGCATCTACCTGACGGGCGCCTTCCATGAAGACGGTTTTGCCGACATGTGCGACGGCTTCGGCGGCGGCCTGACGCGCGAGCGGGTGCTGGAAATCATGAAGGATTCGCGCATCGGCGCCTATGGCGCCATCGGCATCCTCAGTCTGCTGGCCATCAAGTGCGCCGCGCTCGCTTCGCTGCCGCCTGCCTCCGTGGTGGCGACCCTGTTCATCGCCCATCCGCTCTCACGCCTGGCCGCCGTCTCGCTGATCTGGCTCATGGACTATGCGCGCGACGAAGGCAAGGCCAAACCGATGGCGCAGGAAATGACGACGGGGGAATTCATCATCGCCGCCTTCTGCGCCCTGCTGCCTACCATCGCCTGCGCCCTGCTGGGGATAGTTGACTGGGCGGCGCTGGTCTTTGCCATCGTCGCGGCGGCAGCTGCCGCATTCTGGCTGGGCCGCAAATGCCAGCGCCGCCTGCAAGGCTACACGGGCGACTGCCTGGGCGCCGTGCAGCAACTGGCGGAAGTGGCGATTTACCTGGCCATCCTTTCCAGCTTTCAGCCTCCCATACGCTTCTATTAA
- a CDS encoding histidine phosphatase family protein, producing MRLILVRHPAPQVTSGTCYGRSDVAVAPHEIARVRAHLQATLPPGVPLYASPLRRCAGLATALAQDLPASELHLDARLAEMDFGTWEMQPWHAIARADIDAWAADLAWYRPGGGENVLAMAARVDAFLGDLLREQHDTAVIICHAGTIRLLSALQAQLPLEETALLAAHSAHKIAYGATVVIDF from the coding sequence ATGCGACTGATTTTAGTGCGCCACCCCGCGCCGCAAGTCACCAGCGGCACCTGCTATGGCCGCAGCGACGTGGCGGTGGCGCCGCATGAAATCGCGAGGGTGCGCGCCCATCTGCAAGCGACCTTGCCACCCGGTGTGCCGCTCTACGCCAGTCCGCTGCGCCGCTGCGCCGGCCTGGCGACGGCCCTGGCGCAGGATCTGCCCGCGAGCGAATTGCACCTTGATGCCCGGCTGGCCGAAATGGATTTCGGCACCTGGGAAATGCAGCCCTGGCACGCGATTGCGCGCGCGGACATCGATGCCTGGGCCGCCGACCTGGCCTGGTACCGCCCCGGCGGCGGCGAGAACGTGCTGGCAATGGCTGCCCGCGTCGATGCTTTTTTAGGCGATCTGTTGCGCGAACAACACGACACGGCGGTCATCATCTGCCATGCGGGCACCATCCGCTTGCTGTCGGCGCTGCAGGCGCAGCTGCCATTGGAGGAAACGGCCCTGCTGGCCGCCCATTCCGCCCACAAAATCGCCTACGGTGCGACGGTCGTCATCGATTTCTGA
- the cobT gene encoding nicotinate-nucleotide--dimethylbenzimidazole phosphoribosyltransferase codes for MPIPHIVPTANPALANALEHAINSKTKPLGSLGMLETLARQIGLIQQNTQLALHQPAIIVFAADHGVVAEGISAYPQSVTWQMVENFLGNGAAINVFARQADCALYIVDAGVNHDFGPRDGLLDRKQAPGTRNFANEPAMSQEQCLAAMQAGMDLVATLEGNVLGFGEMGIGNTTAAAALMHKLTQTPVADCVGAGTGLSKEGILHKQQVIEAAVAHHAAIHEPLDVLATFGGFEIAMMAGAMLKAAERRMILLIDGFIVSSALLVAARLQPAILDYCVFSHCSDENGHRQLLASLGARPLLHLDLRLGEGTGSALALPLLHAAVNFMREMATFASAQVSEKSTPD; via the coding sequence ATGCCTATCCCACACATCGTCCCCACCGCCAATCCCGCCCTGGCCAACGCCCTCGAACATGCCATCAATAGCAAGACCAAGCCGCTGGGCAGTCTCGGCATGCTGGAAACCCTGGCGCGCCAGATCGGCCTGATCCAGCAAAACACGCAACTGGCATTGCACCAGCCGGCCATCATCGTTTTCGCGGCCGACCATGGTGTCGTCGCCGAAGGCATTTCCGCCTATCCGCAAAGCGTGACCTGGCAAATGGTGGAGAACTTCCTCGGCAACGGCGCCGCGATCAATGTCTTTGCCCGCCAGGCCGATTGCGCCCTCTATATAGTAGATGCCGGCGTGAACCACGATTTCGGCCCGCGCGACGGCCTGCTGGATCGCAAGCAAGCTCCCGGCACCCGCAACTTTGCCAACGAACCCGCCATGAGCCAGGAACAATGCCTGGCCGCCATGCAGGCGGGCATGGACCTCGTCGCCACGCTAGAGGGCAATGTACTGGGCTTTGGCGAAATGGGCATCGGCAATACCACGGCCGCTGCCGCACTGATGCACAAGCTGACGCAAACGCCGGTTGCCGACTGCGTCGGTGCCGGCACCGGCCTGTCCAAGGAAGGCATATTGCACAAGCAGCAGGTGATCGAGGCGGCCGTCGCCCATCATGCGGCAATCCATGAGCCGCTCGACGTGCTGGCCACCTTTGGCGGTTTCGAGATCGCCATGATGGCCGGCGCCATGCTCAAGGCAGCCGAACGGCGCATGATTCTGCTGATCGACGGCTTCATCGTCAGCAGCGCCCTACTGGTGGCGGCCCGTTTGCAGCCAGCCATCCTCGATTACTGCGTGTTTTCGCACTGCTCCGATGAAAACGGCCATCGCCAACTGCTGGCCAGCCTCGGAGCGCGTCCGCTGCTGCACCTCGATTTGCGCCTCGGTGAAGGCACGGGATCGGCGCTGGCCTTGCCGCTGCTGCACGCGGCCGTCAACTTCATGCGCGAAATGGCCACGTTCGCCTCGGCCCAGGTCAGCGAAAAGTCCACGCCAGACTAA
- a CDS encoding TonB-dependent receptor domain-containing protein, producing the protein MTHAVSCRATLTSLALAIAAPAAFAQATPDTFDPIVVTANRYPQHLSEVLSDTQTISAEDIARSGAGTLIDLLQKQRGIEVNRSGGPGTNSSVFIRGANSNQNIVLVDGVRIGSATSGTANWSALPLSSIDHVEIVYGPLSTMYGADAVGGVIQIFTKKGDGAARFSAFAGYGRYNTRQAEASVAGSTGGNNSFSYALTAGKEKSDGFSASKLGASTYTYNPDKDGYDKESVSGQFGYQMAKGHEVGLTFLNSKLDAQYDSGLNFDARNDNKLENISVFTKNQFLPNWTSELRYAQAKDKQTSVSATGAFGRSQFDTKQSDISWQNDILIGRDTLQLLGEYRDEDVVSSAKGLSGGRNTKSFAASYNLVRGAHLASISGRRDDSSAYGTHNTGSVAYGYRFSNALRANASYGTSFRAPTFNDLYYPDSGIPTNKPEKGRNAEIGLHYNDGQSQLSAIYYHNKITDMLTYVSTCPVIGWKPGYGCSMNVDKALLEGVTLAGARKFGAFNVSGNIDLQDPRNETTDKQLARRAKKHANFTVDYTTGPLTAGTEWQLSGKRFEDAANKTTLGGYGLLNLYTTYQFARDWSVLARWNNITNKDYELGRFYATPGSNLFVGVRYGMK; encoded by the coding sequence ATGACCCATGCTGTTTCCTGCCGCGCGACGCTCACGTCGCTCGCGCTAGCCATTGCCGCGCCTGCCGCTTTCGCCCAAGCCACGCCAGATACCTTCGATCCGATCGTCGTCACCGCCAACCGCTACCCGCAGCACCTGAGCGAAGTATTGAGCGATACGCAGACCATCAGCGCGGAAGACATCGCGCGTTCCGGCGCCGGTACGCTGATCGACCTGCTGCAAAAACAGCGCGGCATCGAAGTCAATCGCAGTGGCGGCCCAGGCACCAATTCGAGCGTCTTCATTCGCGGCGCGAACAGCAACCAGAATATCGTGCTGGTCGACGGCGTGCGCATCGGCTCCGCCACTTCGGGCACAGCCAACTGGAGCGCCCTGCCTTTGTCGAGCATCGACCACGTTGAAATCGTCTACGGTCCACTGAGCACCATGTATGGTGCCGATGCCGTCGGTGGTGTGATCCAGATCTTTACCAAGAAAGGCGATGGCGCGGCGCGCTTCTCCGCCTTCGCTGGCTACGGCCGCTACAACACGCGCCAGGCGGAAGCCAGCGTTGCCGGCTCTACTGGTGGCAACAACAGCTTCAGCTACGCGCTGACCGCAGGCAAGGAAAAATCGGATGGCTTTTCCGCCTCCAAGCTGGGTGCCTCGACGTATACCTACAATCCGGATAAAGACGGCTACGACAAGGAAAGCGTCAGCGGCCAGTTCGGTTACCAGATGGCCAAGGGCCATGAAGTCGGCCTGACTTTCCTGAACAGCAAACTGGATGCGCAGTACGATTCGGGCTTGAACTTCGACGCACGCAACGACAATAAGCTGGAAAACATTTCGGTTTTCACGAAGAACCAGTTCTTGCCGAACTGGACCAGTGAGCTGCGCTACGCCCAGGCAAAGGACAAACAAACCTCGGTGTCCGCCACCGGCGCCTTCGGCCGAAGCCAGTTCGACACCAAACAAAGCGACATCAGCTGGCAAAACGATATTCTCATTGGCCGTGACACCCTGCAATTGCTGGGCGAATACCGTGATGAAGACGTCGTGAGCTCGGCCAAGGGCCTGTCCGGCGGCCGCAATACCAAATCGTTCGCTGCATCGTACAACCTGGTGCGCGGCGCCCACCTGGCCAGCATCAGCGGCCGTCGCGACGACAGCTCGGCGTATGGTACGCACAACACGGGTAGCGTCGCCTACGGCTATCGTTTCAGCAACGCCTTGCGCGCCAACGCCAGCTATGGCACCAGTTTCCGCGCACCAACCTTCAACGATCTTTACTACCCTGACTCCGGCATCCCGACGAACAAGCCGGAAAAAGGCCGCAACGCTGAAATTGGCTTGCATTACAACGACGGCCAATCGCAACTGAGCGCGATCTACTACCATAACAAGATCACCGACATGCTCACCTACGTGTCAACTTGCCCGGTAATCGGCTGGAAGCCAGGCTATGGCTGCAGCATGAACGTCGACAAAGCCCTGCTCGAGGGAGTGACACTGGCTGGCGCGCGCAAATTCGGCGCCTTCAACGTCAGCGGCAATATCGACCTGCAAGATCCGCGCAATGAAACCACGGACAAGCAACTGGCACGCCGCGCGAAAAAGCATGCCAATTTCACCGTCGATTACACGACCGGTCCTTTGACCGCTGGTACGGAGTGGCAGTTGTCTGGCAAGCGTTTTGAAGATGCCGCCAACAAAACCACGCTCGGTGGCTATGGCTTGCTGAACCTGTACACCACCTACCAGTTCGCGCGTGACTGGTCGGTGCTGGCACGCTGGAACAACATCACCAACAAGGACTACGAACTGGGCCGCTTCTACGCAACGCCAGGCTCGAACCTCTTCGTTGGCGTACGCTACGGCATGAAATAA
- a CDS encoding FecCD family ABC transporter permease, producing the protein MHPFFRNMRHRATVIITVLIACAIASLIFSGMIGSIAIPLADLPSALFHVVQGKTDTLAATLLDLRLGRALTAFVTGAALSLAGLMMQALLRNPLADPYVLGISAGASVGALAALLFMCALWVVDAAAFAGAVGVSMLLYFFARRDLRGGTAAEGGASLLLLTGVILASACMAIVTLMLSIAPESRLRSMVFWMIGDLSGAPARLMPWLVLAGAMVFALRCARSLNVMALHAEAASTLGVRVGALRKGLFFCSGLLTASAVTSAGSVGFVGLIVPHALRFACGPDHRLLIPAAALAGGTFLVLADTLARTVLAPLQLPVGVVTAMIGAPVFLYQLHRLRRR; encoded by the coding sequence ATGCACCCATTCTTCCGCAATATGCGCCACCGCGCCACCGTGATCATCACGGTATTGATCGCGTGCGCGATTGCCAGCCTGATTTTCTCCGGCATGATCGGTTCGATCGCGATTCCGCTCGCCGACCTGCCTTCCGCCCTGTTCCATGTTGTACAGGGCAAGACCGATACCCTCGCCGCCACCCTGCTCGACCTGCGCCTGGGCCGCGCGCTGACCGCCTTTGTCACCGGCGCGGCGCTGTCGCTGGCGGGCCTGATGATGCAGGCGCTGCTGCGCAATCCCCTGGCCGATCCTTATGTGCTGGGCATTTCCGCCGGCGCCTCCGTCGGCGCGCTGGCCGCGCTGCTGTTCATGTGCGCGCTGTGGGTCGTCGACGCGGCCGCCTTCGCCGGCGCCGTCGGCGTGTCCATGCTGCTGTACTTCTTTGCCCGGCGCGACCTGCGCGGCGGCACGGCGGCCGAAGGCGGCGCCTCGCTGTTGCTGCTGACGGGCGTGATCCTGGCCTCGGCCTGCATGGCCATCGTCACCCTGATGCTCTCCATCGCCCCGGAAAGCCGCTTGCGCAGCATGGTGTTCTGGATGATCGGCGACCTGTCCGGCGCGCCCGCGCGGCTGATGCCCTGGCTGGTGTTGGCCGGCGCCATGGTCTTTGCGCTGCGCTGCGCGCGTTCGCTCAACGTCATGGCCCTGCACGCGGAAGCGGCCAGCACCCTGGGCGTACGCGTGGGCGCCCTGCGCAAGGGCCTGTTTTTCTGTTCCGGCCTGCTCACGGCCAGCGCCGTCACCAGCGCCGGCAGCGTGGGCTTCGTGGGACTTATCGTGCCGCACGCGCTGCGCTTTGCCTGCGGCCCCGATCACCGCCTGCTGATACCGGCCGCCGCGCTGGCCGGCGGCACCTTTCTCGTACTGGCCGATACCCTGGCGCGCACCGTGCTGGCGCCATTGCAGTTGCCCGTCGGCGTGGTGACAGCCATGATAGGCGCGCCCGTGTTCCTGTACCAACTGCACCGGCTGCGCAGGAGATGA